From Clostridia bacterium:
GTGCTTTGGTATTCCAAGGCACCGCTTAAGGCCTGCTGGGCCTTGAACTGGACCGAAAGCACTATTCCCAGGAAGAACAGGATGACTGCCGTCAGAGCCTGCCAGCGCCAAACCTTGACTGCCACCACAACACCTCCTCATCCCGGCCTAGGGTCGGTTGGGGGCCGGTTCCGCTGAGGTTTCTTCGGCCGTTTGCAGGTGAGAGGCAGACCAACTGCCCCGGTAGGCCGGAATGGTAATCTTCTCCTCCTTGACCAGGGTAACCGGAAAACCCTTGCCCTTCAAGAACGGGAATTCCTGCCCGAACTCCATGGCCGAAGCCAGGGTTTCCGGATTGCCCACCGCCCTGATCTCGTAGGGCGGCACCAGGCGCGTGGTGTTCACCAAGATGGCCGAGCCCACGCAGCGTATGTCCGATCCGGTCACCAGACGCTGCCGGTTCACGGCTATGGCCTCTGCCCCGGCCCGCCTGAGTTCGTTCACCAGGTAGAGCAGGTTCTTGTCGTGGATGATGTAATCCTCCGGTCGGTAAAGCCCGGTGCCGGAAGCCTGCGCCCGCAGGGCGCCCTCGCGGTTGTCGTCCAGGGTAATTACCACCCCCGGTCCCTCCACTTCCGTCAGCCCGCCCTGGAGCTTGGCCGCCTGTAAGGCCTGGCTCAGGGCCTTCACATCGTCTTCTCCCTCCGCCTGCTGGGCGGTAACGACCTCCAGGCGCTGGCGGAGGGCGGCAATCTCGTTCTCCAGGTTTTGGGTTTCCACCTCCAAGACCCTGATTACCTGTACCAGGTTGCGGTTGCGGGCCTCGGCGGTCTGGGCACGGTACCTGGCCTGGCTGACGAAGGTCCAGGCGAAGAGAGTACCACAGACCACGGCTATTATGGTAAGATAAATATACCAACGGCGCACGGAGATCCCTCCGCCACTATTCTAGCTCTATTTGGGGCGCAGGGCAACCGCAAGGCCTTAGGAGCAGGTAGAATTGGGTTCCTGGCTCAGCGTGTGGCGATATTTCAGCCTGGTAGACCTGCTGCGGGCAGCAGTAGACATAGCCATTGTTGCCTACGTGATCTATCGCCTGTTACTACTCATTCGCGGCACGCGGGCGGCGCAGTTGGTGCAGGGCCTGGCCGTTCTGGCCCTGGTGGCCTTTCTGAGCGACCGTCTGGGGCTGCGTACCATTGAATGGATCCTGGAGAAATTGGGGCTGGTAGTGCTGGTGGGCCTGCCGGTGGTCTTTCAACCGGAACTCCGTCGGGCCCTGGCCCAGTTGGGACGGGGGCGCATATTTCCCCGTCCCTTCGTCTTTCTGGGCGAGGAGGAAGTGTCCCGGCTGATAGAAGAAATAGTGCGCTGCGTGCAGGTCCTGGCCCGCAGCCGCATCGGAGCCCTGATCGTGGTGGAGCGGGAAGTGCGGCTGAACGAGTACGCTGAAACCGGCATCAAGCTGGATGCCGTGGTTTCGGCCGAGTTCTTGATCAACCTGTTCATGCCCCGGACTCCCCTGCACGACGGCGCGGCCATCATTCGCGGCGACCGGGTGGCGGCCGCCGGATGCTTTCTACCCCTCAGCGACAGCCCCTACCTAAGCCGGCAATTGGGAACCCGCCACCGGGCGGCGTTGGGCATCTCCGAGCTTTCGGACGCCGTGGCGGTGGTGGTCTCGGAGGAAACGGGGACCGTTTCCGTGGCGGAGGGCGGCAGGCTCACCCGTTATCTGGACGAAAAGAACCTGCGCCAGATGCTGGAGGAACTGGTCCTGC
This genomic window contains:
- a CDS encoding DUF881 domain-containing protein, whose product is MRRWYIYLTIIAVVCGTLFAWTFVSQARYRAQTAEARNRNLVQVIRVLEVETQNLENEIAALRQRLEVVTAQQAEGEDDVKALSQALQAAKLQGGLTEVEGPGVVITLDDNREGALRAQASGTGLYRPEDYIIHDKNLLYLVNELRRAGAEAIAVNRQRLVTGSDIRCVGSAILVNTTRLVPPYEIRAVGNPETLASAMEFGQEFPFLKGKGFPVTLVKEEKITIPAYRGSWSASHLQTAEETSAEPAPNRP
- the cdaA gene encoding diadenylate cyclase CdaA, with product MGSWLSVWRYFSLVDLLRAAVDIAIVAYVIYRLLLLIRGTRAAQLVQGLAVLALVAFLSDRLGLRTIEWILEKLGLVVLVGLPVVFQPELRRALAQLGRGRIFPRPFVFLGEEEVSRLIEEIVRCVQVLARSRIGALIVVEREVRLNEYAETGIKLDAVVSAEFLINLFMPRTPLHDGAAIIRGDRVAAAGCFLPLSDSPYLSRQLGTRHRAALGISELSDAVAVVVSEETGTVSVAEGGRLTRYLDEKNLRQMLEELVLPKNERGQSWWPWRL